The proteins below are encoded in one region of Flavobacterium sp. IMCC34852:
- the def gene encoding peptide deformylase, translated as MIIPIYGYGEPVLRKVGEEITPDYPNLKEIIANMYDTMYNAYGVGLAAPQVGMAIRLFVIDTEPFSDSDDLSKEEQAQLKNFKRTFINAKMLKEEGEEWGFNEGCLSIPDVREDVYRHERITIEYCDEDFIKKTEVFDGLIARVIQHEYDHIEGILFTDKISTLKKTLIKKKLQNIMDGKAFPDYRMKFANKKGRN; from the coding sequence ATGATTATCCCAATTTACGGATACGGTGAACCGGTTTTAAGAAAAGTCGGAGAAGAAATCACACCGGATTATCCTAATTTAAAAGAAATTATCGCCAATATGTATGACACCATGTACAACGCTTATGGTGTGGGTTTGGCTGCACCACAAGTTGGTATGGCTATTCGATTATTCGTAATTGATACAGAGCCTTTTAGCGACAGCGATGATTTATCCAAAGAAGAACAAGCCCAACTCAAAAACTTCAAAAGAACCTTTATCAATGCCAAAATGCTGAAAGAAGAAGGTGAAGAATGGGGTTTTAATGAAGGTTGTTTGAGTATTCCCGATGTTCGTGAGGATGTTTACCGTCACGAAAGAATCACGATTGAATATTGTGATGAAGATTTCATTAAAAAAACAGAAGTGTTTGACGGTTTGATCGCCCGTGTCATCCAGCATGAATACGATCACATCGAAGGTATTTTGTTTACGGATAAAATATCGACCTTGAAAAAAACACTAATCAAGAAGAAGTTACAAAATATCATGGACGGCAAAGCTTTCCCTGATTACCGCATGAAATTTGCCAATAAAAAAGGAAGAAACTAG
- a CDS encoding DUF5606 family protein: protein MNVEKILAIAGKPGLFELKLQTRSGFLAESLLDGKKITVGMRSNVSLLSEISMYTYSEEKPLADIIRAIAIKENEGPAISHKEDNGKLIAYFKEILPDYDEERVYASDIKKVLNWYNILQAKGLVSKEEPKVENAEAIKEEVVEEVKAKKSPAKKAAKKEE, encoded by the coding sequence ATGAACGTAGAGAAAATATTAGCTATAGCCGGAAAACCGGGATTATTCGAATTGAAATTACAAACTCGCTCAGGGTTTTTAGCCGAGTCATTATTAGACGGAAAAAAAATTACGGTTGGAATGAGAAGTAACGTAAGTTTACTTTCTGAGATTTCAATGTACACTTATAGTGAAGAAAAACCGTTAGCCGACATTATTAGAGCGATTGCCATTAAAGAAAATGAAGGTCCTGCCATTTCTCACAAAGAAGATAACGGAAAGCTAATAGCCTACTTCAAAGAAATTTTACCTGATTATGATGAAGAAAGAGTGTACGCTTCAGATATTAAAAAAGTTTTGAATTGGTACAATATCCTTCAAGCTAAAGGCTTGGTGTCTAAAGAAGAACCAAAAGTAGAAAACGCAGAAGCCATCAAAGAAGAAGTAGTGGAAGAAGTGAAGGCCAAAAAATCACCTGCTAAAAAAGCTGCAAAAAAAGAAGAATAG